The following are from one region of the Silene latifolia isolate original U9 population chromosome 9, ASM4854445v1, whole genome shotgun sequence genome:
- the LOC141601735 gene encoding NAD(P)H-quinone oxidoreductase subunit K, chloroplastic-like — protein sequence MNSIEFPLLNQITQNSVISTTSNDFSNWSRLSSLRPLLYGTNCCFIEFASLIGSRFDFDGYGLVPRSSPRQAGLILTAGTITMKMAPSLVRLYEQMSEPKYVIAMGACIITGGMFNTDSYSTVRGVYKLIPVDVYLPGCPPKSEAVIDPITKLRKKISREIYQDRIKSQHKNRCFTINPNFHVEIGNFFNDIQEKSFLEKFMELEELRLLEEMVKEYPETHLQKLRIGIHNETIQFIMMYNEDCIHMIFQFSTNIICFFILSSYSILANKELILINSWVQEFLCNLSDTIIAFSILLLTDLCIGFHSPHGWELMIGSIYKDFGFAHNDQIISGLVSTFPVILDTIFKYWIFHYLNRISPSPVVIYHSLND from the coding sequence ATGAATTCCATTGAGTTTCCActacttaatcaaataacccaaaaCTCAGTTATTTCAACTACAtcaaatgatttttcaaattggTCAAGACTCTCTAGTTTACGGCCGCTTCTCTATGGGACCAACTGTTGTTTCATTGAATTTGCCTCATTAATAGGCTCACGATTCGACTTTGACGGTTATGGGCTGGTACCAAGATCGAGCCCTAGACAAGCGGGCCTAATTTTAACAGCCGGTACAATAACAATGAAAATGGCGCCTTCTTTAGTGAGATTATATGAGCAAATGTCCGAACCTAAATATGTTATTGCTATGGGAGCGTGTATAATTACCGGAGGGATGTTCAATACCGATTCCTACAGTACTGTACGGGGGGTCTATAAACTAATTCCCGTGGATGTCTATTTGCCGGGCTGTCCTCCAAAATCGGAAGCAGTTATAGATCCTATAACAAAGCTTCGTAAGAAAATATCTAGGGAAATTTATCAAGATAGGATTAAGTCTCAACATAAAAATCGATGTTTTACTATCAACCCAAATTTTCATGTTGAAATTGGAAATTTTTTTAATGATATTCAAGAAAAGAGTTTTCTAGAAAAATTCATGGAATTAGAAGAGCTGCGCTTGTTGGAGGAAATGGTAAAGGAATACCCTGAAACACATCTACAAAAACTTCGCATCGGAATCCACAACGAAACGATTCAATTTATCATGATGTATAATGAGGATTGTATCCATATGATTTTCCAATTCTCGACAAATATAATATGTTTCTTTATTCTAAGCAGTTATTCTATTCTGGCGAATAAAGAACTTATTCTTATTAATTCTTGGGTTCAGGAATTCCTATGTAACTTAAGTGACACAATAATAGCTTTTTCTATTCTGTTATTAACGGATTTATGTATTGGATTTCATTCGCCCCATGGTTGGGAACTAATGATTGGCTCTATCTACAAAGATTTTGGATTTGCTCATAATGATCAAATTATATCGGGTCTTGTTTCCACTTTTCCGGTCATTCTTGATACAATTTTTAAATATTGGATTTTCCACTATTTAAATCGTATATCCCCATCACCTGTAGTGATTTATCATTCACTGAATGATTGA
- the LOC141601736 gene encoding uncharacterized protein LOC141601736 — translation MVLLRILPPLLLRPYRASLSIIVATGSASVSESMVPEPSPTVEPNPCGTTENHDPIPKSPSAAKGDTGTDKRPWKDVVKGGNQLGMSLFFDEHSKHSTEIDVELDDFKSELEFWQFTLMGNFLGSKPTLKQVQEFAQKCWHHIASPVVQYYKKGWFSFRFTSLEDMNNVLNEGPWKLGNGSLILKQWYPNFSMEMDRVSTVPIWVLFPDLEPFLWSENVLSKMASKIGKPLFADLNTTCKAKLSFARIMVEADVSTTLPDHIVLNTPYDGQSSQRVIYEWLPFHCSGCGKLGHQLGSCKWHQPKVPAVSKKVYQPVSKPVPATVPSVSQQEEGQGSGCLELGGTSVGLDESTNPGGGKELEASTPTQLVVSSPLAAEKHSECHELGHCPPPPDDASVISSESQIAKKRDCIEAPVTPTSDDQFWVTPNKFDLLQSSDLPVPELVDKAPPDKPFLETRIKENKAKKIIKNRFTNYKVVCNYSKHYNGRIWLIWNPATVAVTTLLVHDQLIHCSIVHYATSHKFHLTLVYGNNDPQIRMALWSALASIKCTVTDWLVLGDFNVVWDVSERVSSSPPDLTDILDFNECLLNGSGCEFTWTNKQDDTTRVWSKLDRGLANPSGLSNFSTTHVTFLPAGVSDHSPVMVNVFDDPPVKSRFTFLNCWIGHSQYKGIVSQAWQTYVQGSAMFRVFSKLKYVKHGLLQLHKNHFSSLSERVSLARSSLMDCQHELQVSPLSQSLIDLERRLLAEYNSLKAAEMSMLKQKAKVDDIKHGDCSSKFFFAKIHERKKQQIIGRILDKDGKERTGLADVADGFVDYYTSLLGASTEVAPLDVEFIQQGPCVPDTDYAALTKPVTISEIKDALFEIGSIGVLALMGFLLLSLRILGIS, via the exons ATGGTGTTGTTGAGAATTCTTCCGCCATTGTTATTGAGGCCGTATCGTGCTTCTTTATCGATCATCGTAGCGACTGGTAGCGCTAGTGTGTCTGAATCTATGGTCCCTGAACCTAGTCCTACAGTTGAACCTAATCCTTGTGGTACTACTGAAAACCATGACCCTATCCCTAAAAGTCCTAGTGCTGCTAAGGGAGATACTGGGACTGATAAGCGTCCATGGAAGGATGTTGTAAAAGGGGGGAATCAATTGGGTATGTCCTTGTTCTTTGACGAACATAGTAAGCATTCTACTGAAATTGATGTTGAACTTGATGACTTTAAGAGTGAACTTGAGTTCTGGCAATTTACTTTGATGGGTAATTTCCTAGGTTCAAAACCTACTTTAAAACAGGTTCAGGAGTTTGCACAAAAATGTTGGCATCATATAGCTTCTCCTGTTGTCCAATACTATAAAAAAGGGTGGTTCAGTTTCAGATTTACAAGTCTGGAAGATATGAATAATGTGTTAAACGAAGGTCCTTGGAAATTAGGGAATGGCTCCCTCATTCTGAAGCAATGGTACCCTAATTTTTCTATGGAAATGGATAGGGTGTCCACTGTTCCTATTTGGGTCTTGTTCCCTGATTTGGAACCATTTCTGTGGTCTGAGAATGTTCTTAGTAAGATGGCTAGTAAGATTGGGAAGCCTTTGTTTGCTGATCTCAATACCACATGTAAAGCCAAACTGTCTTTTGCTAGAATCATGGTTGAAGCTGATGTTTCCACCACTCTGCCTGACCATATTGTTCTTAATACTCCTTATGATGGGCAATCCTCTCAGAGGGTCATTTATGAATGGTTACCTTTCCATTGTTCTGGTTGTGGGAAGTTGGGTCATCAGCTGGGTAGCTGTAAATGGCACCAGCCAAAGGTCCCAGCTGTCTCCAAGAAAGTTTACCAACCTGTTTCTAAGCCTGTGCCAGCTACTGTCCCTAGTGTTTCTCAGCAAGAGGAGGGACAAGGCTCTGGATGCCTTgagctaggtggtacctcagtTGGCCTTGATGAATCTACTAACCCTGGTGGTGGTAAGGAGTTGGAGGCTTCTACCCCTACTCAGTTGGTGGTATCTTCTCCCTTGGCTGCTGAAAAGCACTCAGAATGCCATGAGCTAGGCCATTGTCCCCCTCCTCCTGATGATGCTAGTGTGATAAGTAGTGAGTCTCAAATTGCCAAGAAGAGAGACTGCATAGAGGCTCCTGTCACACCCACTTCTGATGACCAATTCTGGGTTACTCCCAACAAGTTTGACCTCCTTCAATCTAGTGATCTTCCTGTTCCTGAACTAGTGGATAAAGCTCCCCCTGATAAACCCT TTCTTGAGACTAGAATCAAagaaaataaagctaaaaagaTTATCAAGAATAGGTTCACTAACTATAAAGTGGTTTGCAACTACTCTAAACACTATAATGGCCGGATTTGGCTTATTTGGAACCCTGCCACTGTTGCTGTTACCACCTTGCTGGTTCATGACCAGCTCATTCATTGTAGCATAGTTCATTATGCCACTTCTCACAAGTTCCATTTGACACTTGTCTATGGAAATAATGATCCTCAAATCAGAATGGCTTTATGGTCTGCTCTTGCCTCTATTAAGTGTACTGTTACTGATTGGCTTGTCCTGGGTGATTTCAATGTGGTTTGGGATGTCTCTGAAAGGGTCAGTTCCTCCCCCCCTGATTTAACTGATATCCTGGACTTCAATGAATGCCTTTTGAATGGTTCTGGTTGTGAATTTACCTGGACCAACAAGCAAGATGATACTACTAGGGTTTGGTCCAAGTTAGATAGGGGCCTTGCAAATCCTTCCGGGCTCTCTAACTTTTCTACCACTCATGTCACTTTTCTCCCTGCTGGTGTCTCAGATCACTCTCCTGTCATggtcaatgtttttgatgaccCCCCTGTTAAATCCAGGTTTACTTTTTTGAATTGTTGGATTGGCCATTCTCAATACAAGGGCATTGTTTCTCAGGCTTGGCAGACTTATGTTCAGGGTTCTGCTATGTTTAGAGTCTTTAGCAAGCTCAAGTATGTTAAGCATGGTTTACTCCAGCTTCATAAGAACCATTTCAGTTCTCTCTCTGAAAGAGTTTCACTTGCTCGATCTTCTCTCATGGATTGTCAACATGAGCTCCAAGTTTCTCCTTTGTCTCAATCCCTGATTGACTTGGAAAGGAGACTTTTGGCTGAATATAATAGTCTCAAAGCTGCTGAGATGAGCATGCTCAAACAAAAAGCTAAGGTAGATGATATTAAACATGGGGATTGCTCTTCTAAGTTTTTCTTTGCTAAAATTCATGAAAGAAAGAAGCAGCAAATTATTGGTAGGATCCTTGATAAAGATGGTAAAGAGAGGACTGGCTTAGCTGATGTTGCTGATGGCTTTGTGGATTACTACACTTCTCTTTTGGGGGCAAGTACTGAGGTTGCTCCCTTAGATGTAGAGTTTATCCAACAAGGCCCTTGTGTTCCTGATACTGACTATGCTGCTCTTACCAAGCCTGTTACTATCTCTGAAATCAAGGATGCTTTGTTCGAGATTGGCTCGATAGGAGTCCTGGCCCTGATGGGTTTTCTTCTGCTTTCTTTAAGGATTCTTGGGATCTCATAG
- the LOC141601737 gene encoding uncharacterized protein LOC141601737, with protein sequence MVRFKTKAAREAVLKQGHFLFDNKPLIVNPWTSDTELVKHEVKYVPVWVKLHRLPLKFWGKGISKIYGLFGTFIKCDLATEDNTRIGYARVLIELTIGNTLRENVKFLDENGNLVVVAVEFEWKPVVCSVCKGIGHYTGDCRKAKKAQPATNAPSKQKKQVWRPKTLPAVVSQPNGNYSSGPAPARPIVRLSRQEIADEGYTVHRFGQYSFLESLNKYSTPKVGIGISGSVPHKCINMKVTDIATSKSFFVSMVYAFNALNDRLPLWEQLRKFAGFVNEPWMVCGDFNCVLSHAERLGGESSDAEIDDFQRCLDQCGLVDSPALGAFYT encoded by the exons ATGGTTCGTTTCAAAACCAAGGCTGCTAGAGAGGCTGTGTTGAAACAGGGTCACTTTTTATTTGATAACAAGCCACTCATAGTTAACCCTTGGACTAGTGATACTGAACTTGTGAAACATGAAGTGAAATATGTGCCTGTTTGGGTTAAATTGCATCGTTTACCTTTGAAATTTTGGGGTAAAGGTATCTCAAAAATTTATGGATTGTTTGGTACTTTTATCAAATGTGATTTAGCTACTGAGGACAATACTAGGATTGGGTATGCACGTGTGTTGATTGAGTTAACAATAGGCAACACTCTCCGTGAAAATGTTAAGTTTTTGGATGAAAATGGCAATTTAGTGGTTGTTGCAGTTGAGTTTGAATGGAAACCAGTTGTGTGCTCTGTGTGCAAGGGCATTGGGCACTATACTGGGGACTGTAGGAAAGCTAAAAAagctcaacctgccaccaatgcTCCTTCTAAACAAAAGAAGCAGGTTTGGAGACCTAAGACTCTTCCAGCAG TGGTCTCGCAACCTAATGGCAATTACTCTTCTGGGCCTGCTCCAGCAAGACCTATAGTGAGACTGAGTAGACAGGAGATTGCTGATGAGGGTTATACTGTCCACAGATTTGGTCAGTATTCCTTTCTGGAATCTCTCAATAAATATTCTACACCCAAGGTAGGCATTGGGATAAGTGGTAGTGTTCCTCACAAG TGCATCAACATGAAAGTAACAGATATAGCTACTTCTAAGAGTTTCTTTGTTTCCATGGTGTATGCATTTAATGCTCTCAATGATAGACTGCCTCTTTGGGAACAATTAAGAAAGTTTGCTGGTTTTGTAAATGAACCTTGGATGGTCTGTGGAGATTTTAACTGTGTTTTATCACATGCTGAGAGGCTTGGTGGTGAAAGCAGTGATGCTGAAATTGATGATTTTCAAAGGTGCTTGGATCAGTGTGGGTTAGTTGATAGTCCTGCTTTGGGAGCTTTTTATACTTGA
- the LOC141601738 gene encoding uncharacterized protein LOC141601738: MDMPNMYAHFLPEGDFDHTPCLVKCAGQTDCFKKPFKYYNMWGKSPLFLSNPSLWWSDQFQGTKMFRLVKKLKNLKNHLRQFNKDHFADIKTSTMLSLKRLESIQSTFAEDPSSTVWLEKEKQALSEYHDLQHACSMFLSQKAKLAWSKDGARNTKFFHRVIKSIFIRNQVLSVTDMNGIVQTNPQASKESVLNFYKQLLGIEVYTDSVNFKVIQKEVKDVFFSIPNHKAPGPDGYSSAFYKDSWDVIGTDVSTAVLDVFKTGKLLKQINATVLTLIPKSKRPTHVHQLRPIACCNVLYKCISKIICTRLAKVLPELISLNQGGFIKGRSIIENIMVCQDLVRLYSRKSCTPKCMFKVDLIKAYDSISWKFMRENLVASNFPPQLRDLIMECVSSATFSLAINGDTFGFFQGKRDDLLMFCKGNATSMMVLLRGFSSFSNASGLRMNPQKSCVYFNGVHNALKKDILSVSGFSEGQLPFKYLGVPITTGRLLKQDCAVLVDKIVERIRSLGAKQLSYAGRLILVSSVLSTMHSYWASMFVLAKENCVPKRERGLGLKDSQTWNLALIGKLLWWVSVRPNKLWVQWVHHVYLKDRPWFSYSPSSDSSWHWRKVCQVKDTISPGFVDGDWSIGSRGYTVKSCYNWLREHRDEVTWYKPIWCPLAVPKHSFVAWLISSQALMLKDSLFQYRVADDNWCCICALNIESYLHLFQDCVYYRVVLTEIAGLLQCSIGQSGVLAQINSRRWSKHKKSILTSVVLAAWYLI, encoded by the exons ATGGATATGCCTAATATGTATGCTCATTTCCTTCCTGAAGGAGATTTTGATCATACTCCATGCTTAGTGAAATGTGCTGGTCAGACTGATTGCTTCAAAAAACCTTTTAAGTATTACAACATGTGGGGTAAATCTCCCCTTTTCTTATCTAATCCGTCCTTGTGGTGGAGTGATCAGTTTCAGGGTACTAagatgtttagacttgttaagaAGTTAAAGAACTTGAAGAATCATCTTAGGCAATTTAATAAGGATCACTTTGCAGACATTAAGACTTCTACTATGCTTTCCTTAAAGAGACTGGAATCTATCCAGTCTACTTTTGCAGAGGATCCCAGTAGCACTGTTTGGCTGGAAAAGGAAAAACAAGCCCTTTCTGAGTATCATGATCTGCAGCATGCTTGTTCCATGTTTTTAAGTCAGAAAGCCAAACTTGCTTGGAGTAAAGATGGGGCCAGGAATACTAAATTTTTCCATAGAGTTATTAAGAGTATATTTATAAGGAATCAGGTCTTGAGCGTCACTGATATGAATGGTATTGTTCAGACTAACCCTCAGGCAAGTAAGGAGTCCGTTCTGAACTTTTATAAGCAGCTGTTGGGAATTGAGGTATACACTGATTCTGTGAATTTTAAAGTCATTCAGAAGG AAGTGAAGGATGTTTTCTTCTCTATTCCTAATCATAAAGCACCAGGGCCTGATGGCTATTCCAGTGCATTCTATAAAGACTCCTGGGATGTGATTGGAACTGATGTGAGCACTGCTGTTTTAGATGTCTTTAAAACTGGGAAGTTGTTGAAACAAATCAATGCCACTGTACTCACACTTATTCCTAAAAGCAAGAGGCCTACTCATGTTCATCAATTAAGGCCTATTGCTTGCTGTAACGTACTTTATAAGTGTATTTCCAAGATTATTTGTACTAGACTGGCTAAGGTGTTGCCTGAGTTAATCAGCTTGAATCAGGGGGGTTTTATCAAGGGCAGAAGCATCATTGAGAACATTATGGTGTGTCAGGACCTTGTGAGGCTGTATAGCAGGAAATCTTGTACCCCCAAATGCATGTTTAAGGTTGATCTCATAAAAGCTTATGATTCTATAAGCTGGAAGTTCATGAGGGAGAATTTGGTGGCATCTAATTTTCCTCCTCAGCTCAGGGATCTGATCATGGAATGTGTTAGCAGTGCTACATTCTCTCTTGCAATCAATGGTGATACTTTTGGTTTCTTTCAGGGAAAGAGAG atgacctcCTTATGTTCTGCAAAGGGAATGCCACTTCTATGATGGTCTTGCTCAGAGGGTTCTCATCCTTTTCTAATGCTTCTGGGTTAAGAATGAACCCTCAGAAATCTTGTGTGTACTTCAATGGAGTTCATAATGCCTTGAAAAAGGATATTTTGAGTGTCTCTGGTTTCAGTGAAGGACAGCTCCCTTTCAAATATCTGGGAGTTCCCATCACTACAGGCAGATTACTTAAGCAAGACTGTGCTGTGTTAGTGGATAAAATTGTGGAAAGGATAAGGAGCCTGGGTGCCAAGCAGCTTTCTTATGCTGGTAGATTGATCCTAGTTAGCTCTGTGCTTTCTACTATGCATTCTTATTGGGCATCCATGTTTGTTCTGGCAAAGG AAAATTGTGTTCCTAAGAGAGAAAGGGGTCTTGGCCTCAAAGACAGTCAAACTTGGAATCTAGCTCTTATTGGTAAACTTTTATGGTGGGTATCTGTGAGACCTAACAAGCTTTGGGTGCAATGGGTCCATCATGTGTATCTGAAGGATAGACCTTGGTTTTCTTATTCTCCTAGTAGTGATTCTAGTTGGCACTGGAGGAAGGTGTGTCAAGTTAAGGATACTATTAGTCCTGGTTTTGTTGATGGTGACTGGTCTATTGGTTCAAGGGGTTACACTGTGAAGAGCTGTTATAATTGGCTTAGGGAGCATAGAGATGAGGTAACTTGGTACAAGCCAATTTGGTGCCCCCTGGCTGTCCCTAAGCATTCCTTTGTGGCTTGGCTTATCTCTAGTCAGGCTCTTATGCTGAAGGACAGTTTATTTCAGTATAGAGTTGCTGATGATAACTGGTGCTGCATCTGTGCCCTGAATATTGAGAGTTATTTGCATCTGTTTCAGGACTGTGTTTATTACAGAGTTGTGCTCACTGAAATTGCAGGATTGTTGCAGTGTTCTATTGGGCAGTCTGGTGTCCTGGCTCAGATTAATTCTAGAAGATGGAGTAAGCATAAGAAGAGTATCCTCACTTCTGTGGTGCTGGCTGCCTGGTATTTAATCTAG